One Gouania willdenowi chromosome 24 unlocalized genomic scaffold, fGouWil2.1 scaffold_320_arrow_ctg1, whole genome shotgun sequence genomic window carries:
- the LOC114458266 gene encoding C-type lectin domain family 11 member A-like gives MDRVSRMDTKVLELEDDVREVYQHSKDNRKEMGRLEGCQKGLRLGYKCYLVYNNLADYAGASRKCMERGGRMAMPRDRREQEALADYVKSFFSPGNWPVWLGVNDLRSEGAYVFDDGTRVSYFQWRKHFLSSQPDGGRRENCVAMSSDDGDWWDHYCDRTMNYICEFDDRVAL, from the exons ATGGATCGTGTGTCCAGGATGGACA CCAAAGTTCTGGAGCTGGAGGACGACGTACGTGAAGTTTACCAGCACAGCAAAGACAACCGTAAGGAGATGGGACGACTGGAAG GTTGTCAGAAAGGCCTTCGGCTGGGCTACAAGTGCTATCTGGTCTACAACAACCTGGCAGATTACGCAGGAGCGTCCAGGAAGTGCATGGAGCGAGGAGGTCGGATGGCTATGCCCAGAGACCGCCGGGAGCAGGAGGCCCTGGCCGACTACGTCAAGTCCTTCTTCAGCCCTGGGAACTGGCCCGTGTGGCTGGGTGTCAACGACCTGCGTTCCGAGGGCGCATACGTGTTCGACGATGGGACCCGGGTCTCCTACTTCCAGTGGAGGAAGCACTTCCTGTCCAGCCAGCCGGACGGAGGGAGGCGGGAAAACTGCGTAGCCATGTCGTCGGACGACGGCGACTGGTGGGACCACTACTGCGATCGGACCATGAACTACATCTGCGAGTTTGACGACAGGGTGGCGCTCTGA